ACCTTCCGCATGGGCTTGGTTCCAGCCATAGTCATCCTTAGGGCCAACATAGATAAATCCCATCACGAGGGGCTCTGCCTCGCCGTCAGCGGGCGGAGCCTCACTGGTGTCTGAAGATGGGGGTGAGGTGGGAGAACAAGCGCCAAGTTGGGACGTCACGCCTAGCGCTCCGGTGGCCAGCAAGCTATACAGCAGTTGCCGACGGGTTAAGGGATATCGATGATCAGTCATAAGCCAACCTCTGAGCGAGTCTGAGCAAGAATGTCTGCGTTGTGCAGCAGGAGTGACTGAATTATCAGCAGTTCTGCCCAGGAGATCGATACCGGACATTCCAGGGGTTAGGTTACGATCTGTTACGAATGTCTAGGTTTGTTCCAGGTTTTGCCAGCCAGGTTCAGGGGGAGACGGTATCAGGAAACACCTCAGCGTTCTTCTATTTCTCTAAAGATAGGAAGCATTAAGCAGATTGGTTAAGTGGATTGAATGATGCCATTGTGAGCGATCGCCAAATCCTAGATCTTACCGATGCCCTCGTCTTTGAAAAAACGGGATGCCATCTCGGGGATGCTCAACGGGCACTGCTGCAGGCGGCCTGGTCTGGCGAGCGGCAAAGCTATGACCAGATCGCCGAATCCTGTGGCTATTCGGCGCATTACCTCCGCAAACATATTGGCCCGTCCCTGTGGCAGTTGCTCTCCAATGTGGTGGGGGAAAAGGTCACCAAGCTCAACTGCAAACGGGTGATCGAGCGCCGCCTCAGCGCTTTATCCCCTCGATTAAACGCTCCACCCTCTACCGTTCTGGCAGACACCTTCAGGGTGTTCCCACGTTCAGAACCTTGCTTATCCGGCCACTTACCGACCTCTCCGATGCCCTACCAAGATTGGGGAGAGGCGGCCCATGTCGAAACCTGTTATGGGCGGCAGGATGAGCTGGCTACGATAACCCAATGGCTGACGGTTGATCGCTGTCGGTTGATCGGGGTGTTTGGGGTGGGCGGCATGGGTAAAACCCATCTGGTGACCTACCTCGCCCAGCATGTCCCAGGGTTTGACTGTGTGATTTGGCGATCGCTCCACAATGCGCCTCCCCTCTCTGCGCTGCTCTCCGATGTGCTCAATGCCCTCGCTCGTTCGACCCCCTCCCAGCTCGTTCCCGCGCAGCCATCCATCCAAGCATTTCTGGATCGGCTGCGGGCGCAGCGCTGTTTACTGATTTTGGACAACCTGGAGACCCTGTTGCAGGGGGGCTGCAGCAGTGGCCACTATCGGGCTGGCTATGAAGACTATGGCCACTTACTGCAGCGGGTCGGCGAAACCCAGCACACCAGTTGCCTCCTGATCACCAGCCGCGAAAAGACCAAGGAATTTACCCTGTTAGCCGGCGAACACCAGACGACCCGAGCCTTTTCCCTCAAAGGGCTAACCGTCCAAGGCGGGCAACAAATCCTACAGGCCAAGGGCATCATTCAAGAATCTGAACAGGCCAGTTATGAGCTGGTGCATCGCTATGGCGGCAATCCCTTAGCCCTGAAAATTATTAGCACGACCATCCAAGATCTCTTTGGAGGCAGTGTGGGGGCGTTTCTTCGCCAGGAAACCGCTATTCTGGCTGAGATCAGTGCGCTGCTGGATCAGCATTTCAATCGACTCTCACCGATGGAGATTGCGGCATTGCAGGGATTGGCGATCGCCCGCGACCCCATCACCCTCAACACCCTCTGCGACGACATCTTCCCAACGCCATCTCGTCGGCAAATCCTCGATGCCCTGACCTCCCTGGGGCAACGGTCACTCCTAGAGCATCACGATGGTCTGTTGAGTTTGCAACCCGTCGTGATGGAATATGTCAGCGAGAAACTGATTGGGGCGATCGCCACAGAAATCCAACATCCCAATTCTCCATGTCTCTACCTCAACCAACATAGTCTGCTCAAAGCCGAAGCCAAAGACTACATCCGCGATATCCAGGCGCGTCTTCTTCTCCAACCCCTGCTCGACCAACTCCTCCAGCAGTTCAAAACCCCCGCCACCCTCTCAAAACACCTCACCACACTCCTCTACACCCACCAACATCACAATCCCCTGGAGCCTGGCTACCTGGCCGGAAACCTGCTCAACCTGCTGCTGCATTTGGGCACCGACCTGAGCGGCTACGACTGCTCCAACCTCACGATCTGGCAAGCCTATCTGGAAACGGCGAATCTCAACGGCGTCAATTTCGCCAACTCCGATCTCTCCACCTCCGTTCTCATGGAAACCTTTGCCAGCACCCTCTCTGTTGCCTTTAGCCCAGATGGCGCTTACTTTGCCACCGCCACCACCGATAACGATATCTGTCTCTGGCAAACCCACGATGGCCGCAAAGTTTTGATCTATCAAGGGCATCGAGGGTGGGTTCACTCCGTGGCCTTTAGCCCCAAAGACGCAATTTTGGCCAGCGGTAGCGAAGATAAAACCATTCGGGTGTGGGACATTCAAACGGGGCAATGCCTCAAAACCCTGCGGGGTCATCAGGATTGGGTTTGGTCGGTGGCCTTTAGCCCGGATGGCACCCTCCTGGCCAGTAGCGGCAACGATCAAACGGTGCGACTGTGGGATGTGGCAACGGGACACTGCCTACAAATCTTGGAAGGCCATGACAACTGGGTCTGGTCGGTGGCCTTCAATGCTAATCAAACCCTGCTGGCCAGTGGCAGCAATGATAAAACCCTCAAAATCTGGGATGCCGCAACCGGATTGTTGCTCAAAACCCTTCCCGACCATCGCGACTGGGTGCAATCGGTGGCCTTTAGCCCGATCGCCAATCTGTTAGCTAGTGGCAGCCGTGACCACACCATCAAGCTCTGGGATGCTACAACGGGAACCTGTTTGGCAACCTTAGAAGGCCATACCAATTGGGTGCAGTCGGTCACCTTTGACCGATCCGGCACCTGGCTTGCCAGCGCCAGCAACGATCAAACCCTCAAAATCTGGAACGTAGAAACGGGCGTCTGCCTACGAACCTTTCACTGCTCCATCCAAGATATTTGGTCGGTTGCCTTCAGCCCCGACAGTAAAGCGGTCATTTTGGGGGGCAGTGATCAAACGGTGCAGTTGTGGGATGTCCATACCGGGCAATGCCTCAAGACCCTACGGGGACATATCAGCGGCATTCTCTCGCTGGATGTCAGCTCCTGTGGCACGCATCTTGTAACCGGGGGGAGCGATCGCACCGTTCGTATTTGGGATCTGGCTCAGGGACATGCCGTGCTGACTCTGCGGGGGCATAGCAGTTGGGTGCGATCGGTGGCCTTTAGCCCCCAATCCTCTCGCGTCGCCAGCGGCAGCAGTGATCACACGATTCGGCTATGGGATAGCACCAGCGGCCAATGCCTCAGAGTGTTGCGGGGGCATGATAGCTGGGTGCGCTCCGTACAGTTTAGTGCCGATGGCTTAACCCTCGTTAGCGGCAGCACTGACCACACCGTCCGTCTGTGGGATGTGGGCACAGGGGAGTGTTTGCATAGTCTGCAAGGGCATACCAGTTGGGTTCGATGCGTTGTTTATGCTCCCAGTGGCTCTCCAGAACGACTTGCCAGCAGTAGTGACGACCAAACCATTCGGATATGGGACAGCCACAGCGGGCAATGTCTACGGGTTCTCACGGGCCACACCAGCGGCATTTGGGCCGTGGCCTTTAGCCCAGATGGACGGTTACTCGCCAGCGGCGGGGATGATTGCGTCATTAAAATCTGGGATGTGGCAACGGGCCACTGCCTGCAAACCCTGCAAGGGCATCAAAACTGGATTCAGGCGATCGCCTTTAGCCCCGACGGCACCTGTCTTGCCAGTGGCAGCAATGATCAGACCATCCGCCTCTGGCATCTCCCCACGGGGCAGCAGCAGCAATGCATAGACAGTCACCACAATCGCATTTGGGCCATTGCCTATAGCGTTCAAGAAAATAGCGAGGGCATCCACGAAACGGTGCTGATCAGCGGCAGCGAAGATGAAACCATCTGCATCTGGAACCCCACAACAGGACAATGCATCAAAAGCATGCGAGCCCAGCGCCCCTGCGAAGGGATGAATATTCAGGGTGTCAAAGGGCTAAGGGAAACCCAAAAAGAAGCTCTGCGGGCATTAGGAGCCATCGAACCGTCTCCTCAGCAGGCCGA
The Leptolyngbya sp. CCY15150 genome window above contains:
- a CDS encoding NB-ARC domain-containing protein translates to MNDAIVSDRQILDLTDALVFEKTGCHLGDAQRALLQAAWSGERQSYDQIAESCGYSAHYLRKHIGPSLWQLLSNVVGEKVTKLNCKRVIERRLSALSPRLNAPPSTVLADTFRVFPRSEPCLSGHLPTSPMPYQDWGEAAHVETCYGRQDELATITQWLTVDRCRLIGVFGVGGMGKTHLVTYLAQHVPGFDCVIWRSLHNAPPLSALLSDVLNALARSTPSQLVPAQPSIQAFLDRLRAQRCLLILDNLETLLQGGCSSGHYRAGYEDYGHLLQRVGETQHTSCLLITSREKTKEFTLLAGEHQTTRAFSLKGLTVQGGQQILQAKGIIQESEQASYELVHRYGGNPLALKIISTTIQDLFGGSVGAFLRQETAILAEISALLDQHFNRLSPMEIAALQGLAIARDPITLNTLCDDIFPTPSRRQILDALTSLGQRSLLEHHDGLLSLQPVVMEYVSEKLIGAIATEIQHPNSPCLYLNQHSLLKAEAKDYIRDIQARLLLQPLLDQLLQQFKTPATLSKHLTTLLYTHQHHNPLEPGYLAGNLLNLLLHLGTDLSGYDCSNLTIWQAYLETANLNGVNFANSDLSTSVLMETFASTLSVAFSPDGAYFATATTDNDICLWQTHDGRKVLIYQGHRGWVHSVAFSPKDAILASGSEDKTIRVWDIQTGQCLKTLRGHQDWVWSVAFSPDGTLLASSGNDQTVRLWDVATGHCLQILEGHDNWVWSVAFNANQTLLASGSNDKTLKIWDAATGLLLKTLPDHRDWVQSVAFSPIANLLASGSRDHTIKLWDATTGTCLATLEGHTNWVQSVTFDRSGTWLASASNDQTLKIWNVETGVCLRTFHCSIQDIWSVAFSPDSKAVILGGSDQTVQLWDVHTGQCLKTLRGHISGILSLDVSSCGTHLVTGGSDRTVRIWDLAQGHAVLTLRGHSSWVRSVAFSPQSSRVASGSSDHTIRLWDSTSGQCLRVLRGHDSWVRSVQFSADGLTLVSGSTDHTVRLWDVGTGECLHSLQGHTSWVRCVVYAPSGSPERLASSSDDQTIRIWDSHSGQCLRVLTGHTSGIWAVAFSPDGRLLASGGDDCVIKIWDVATGHCLQTLQGHQNWIQAIAFSPDGTCLASGSNDQTIRLWHLPTGQQQQCIDSHHNRIWAIAYSVQENSEGIHETVLISGSEDETICIWNPTTGQCIKSMRAQRPCEGMNIQGVKGLRETQKEALRALGAIEPSPQQAEP